In one window of Pseudomonas sp. p1(2021b) DNA:
- a CDS encoding DM13 domain-containing protein: MKKQLKIILLASHLALFGAGVGLGIYILPILTAQENATIAEIEEVQKVAKYSGEFKKDQKGSDALHWANGQLFVTDNEIVFKGDVAPGPDYKIYLTKKQATDKESFLDIKKEAILIGELKNFGNFKKTIPASVNVNEFTTVQIWCEHFSKFIGSAKYQ, from the coding sequence ATGAAAAAGCAATTAAAAATAATTCTGCTCGCGTCCCACCTGGCTCTGTTTGGCGCGGGAGTTGGGCTAGGGATCTATATACTTCCGATTTTGACAGCACAAGAAAACGCCACCATCGCCGAAATTGAAGAAGTGCAAAAGGTGGCAAAGTATAGCGGAGAGTTCAAGAAAGATCAGAAAGGCAGCGACGCCCTTCACTGGGCGAATGGACAACTTTTTGTTACGGATAACGAAATTGTATTTAAAGGTGATGTAGCACCTGGTCCAGACTACAAAATTTACCTGACAAAGAAACAAGCCACCGACAAAGAATCGTTTTTGGACATAAAGAAAGAAGCAATTCTGATTGGCGAATTGAAAAACTTCGGGAATTTCAAGAAAACCATTCCTGCAAGCGTCAACGTCAACGAGTTTACAACGGTCCAAATATGGTGCGAGCATTTCTCTAAGTTCATCGGCTCCGCAAAATATCAGTAA